In Setaria italica strain Yugu1 chromosome IX, Setaria_italica_v2.0, whole genome shotgun sequence, the genomic stretch cgccgccgcgacagagcacttctctctccctcgatcttatcctctcgcctgctcgagctcgtttccttcctccgaacacttccgcgcatctataaaaaggtaccgAAGCCTTTTACTGGACTTCTCTTTGCCACTACCGCCATCGCCGCACTACCTGCTCTATTTTTCTCCACCACACTTACCGCtgcacttggagctgccactccgGCCAGCCCCGCGCCACGACTCCTTCACTGTCAGCTTCGCCTTGGTCGCCTAGAGCTCGccgacctgctcaaggagcctcTGAGGCCCCTGTCTCGCCGGATCGCCGCTGCCAGTTTTCGCGATGCCGACCCGAGCCGCCGTTGTTCCTCGTTCCGCCTcgtcttgtttcttcccgacctcGAGACCTCATCAGTAGGACCGTGGTGAGATGCTGACCCCTTTCCAGCTTTTCCCGACCCTGAATCATCCGCGAAAGCGACAGgaccttatccgcctcgcccgagggctcggttgtgtcttttcttttgatcgagggtatctgtgttaaattccgtggacttctctgtgttagatctgaggatcccggtacagttattccttaagtataagggtcagatcgtaagttttccccgatccgactcttttaacttggtttaaatcgacagaaacttggaaattacatcttaaatcgaggaaaaatcagaaaaatgtgaaatcactttggttggaatcctcgttctaagtagaatccaataaagtaggtttcgcaccttttcctatagttttgctacagttttgaaTTTAAATCCTTCCAAATACTCTTGAAATCACCATCTAAGTATcttatccttgcattgcatctcgtgtagaactgAGCGttgccgacggcacctacgagctgcatcaAGTGCTTGACGAGGACCCTACTGCAGAGCTACTCCAAGCCAGAGCAGAGCCCGTTGCTGAACCCGTTGAAAGCCCTCAAGCTAACTTAGcttgtgaaggcaagccctagagcataacccagtttttctaaacttgtgcatgccttctgttgttaatatttgtgcatttacgtttacaggagttgtttggaaactctagttgcatgatcctaggttccTCTattctgaatactagtatgactGAAtctcgagtagctgctttgcttaaataggactcggtaaaagtcgagtgatttcctgtcactcgcgagttataggagttgattccTTTGCttatgctacaactataaggatgatggatggggcagggccttgtgaattattttggtggtcggtggattgctcCGTCTATCTAAATGAATTTTtgactaaggtcgaaatgtgctagtgttcgtgatcaagtatttgaacaGTACTAatctaatctcatacctagtatgggatagggaagcctagtacctgattgaaccggcaagtggcttatacccctgctgtccttggaacgtagttcccatggtgcattatgtgggtgcaagtgcggtcacattacggtagagaccgggactgtggagcattgcatgccaaaggcagtttggacctgacacgcgcctgggaattgatggggacagtGGACAAGTGAAGCTATCTTTTGTGGTgagcggatgtcgtgggattatttccaccatgcatggttaaaattcGGATCGATTCGTcggcctctcacagcttgagactacttgatcactatgctacactgagtaagaagaggacatGTTGATGATGTTAATGCTGATGTTTTCTATTAATTGTTTGTATAACCATGCTTGTTGGGTATGAGTTGCAAATGTAGAATGGTTAATGAACTAGAACTcatggctaaaatgttgaaagtaaggatccaccactagtcgcttttggcaaaacaacccCTCTGGCCAAATagcctgcatgtctaggtgttggtggattagtaccaccgacgggtaagtcttgttgagcatagtcgCTCAGCCTTATTGTGGCTTGTCTTTTCAGGTTTTGTTTTGGAAGAAGGTACCGCTTGGCCCTCCCAGCTTCCttcgggatggacggttgagtgggctccctcctcggacgacgaggatggaggtTACTGATGTCGTGACCGGCTTCATCACGGTGTCAAGCGTCGACGTTTAGTTACCGTTGTTATTTCCGCTGCTGAACACTTTGCAAACTTGTGTTGAATTTCGAACTCTTTTGTTGTAATAAACTTATGCACTTGTTAAAAgaatggactgttgtaatctttgCAACCGCTCACTCTTGGGTGAGTCCGCTTTTGCGATCCTGTAGCGTGGTTTCATCGGAAAGAATCCGACAGACGACCAAATTGGCTTGATTAAGGTGCACGATCGCATGTTAGGTGACTTGAGTGTGCTTTAGCtgagttaatttgggcggttctgccacaatGAAGTGGTGCATTCTTTTGAACTTGCCTGCCTATCCCATCAACAAGCAAGCTAGAATCATATCTACAGTTATGGCtcttcacaatttcataaggAATAGTGCCATacatgatgctgattttgaaAACTATGTTGGTGATAATGATGATCAGGATGGCACAGGTATTATGAATGATGGGAATGCTTCAGCAGATGATAGTGACATGGGTGCTTTGCGGGATTCCATTGCTGAAGCTTTGGTAGCATGATTGCTTATATAGTTGCTTTTGTTATTTTGGACATATAAGGAGGGACTGTAATAGGCTCTAGTAATGACAAGTGATgccttaattaaaaattaatgaCCTTGTAATGGTAAACATTAATGTAGTTATTGCATTCTCTGcttttttagcaactaaactAGGTATTATCACCCTCAGAGGCATACAGGTCATTACACACTCAGCACATATAATGTTCTAACAGAGAATCAGGTAGCCAAACACTCTACTTCTCTTGCTAGCAGATTTTGTGGATAGCAGTTTTTCAGGGCAGCTAGATTTTCAGAGAATTGCTActcagaaaagctaaaacaaacagggccttggatcgggagagagggagagatgggAGACTCGAAGAGGACGGGATCTAAgatggagagagaaggggtcgGGTGCGGGCATGTACTCGGACGCGAGAGAAGGTTCAACTAGATTATATAAAAATTTTGGATCCGGGATACATGTGACAGGTGACATATTTTTTGGGCTGCGTCTCCTGTGACTGCCCTCTATTACTGGAGACGTGTTTTGCTGATCCGCGTCTCCAATAAACCTACATCGGTGACGCGTCTTGTTCTTCGTCAAGTTGAGCCGATATACAGGTGACGCGGGTTGTTACGACGCGTCATCAATAGCATACAGGAGACGCGGTTCAATTCCACGTTGCTAAAGAAGGTGTCTTCTTCGTTGGTTTCTGGCATCGTGCGTGTTGACAAAACCAAGAAAATTGACGTCAACTGCGAGCCTGAAACGAACTCTACCGCAAGCTTCTGCTAGGTCAATGTGGCGCGGTGACGAGCTCCTCCGATGGTGGACGGTAACGCGACGTGGATAGGATAGGGTGTTtgtttaggggctgtttggatacgaggtgctaaactttaacagtgtcacatcggatgtttggatgctaattaggaggactaaacatgagttaattataaaactaattgcagaaccttgtgctaattcgcgagacgaatctattaagcctaattaatccatcattagcaaatggttactgtagcaccacattgtcaaatcatggactaattaggcttaatagattcgtctcgcgaattatactccatctgtgcaattagttttgtaattagcttatgtttagtactcctaattagcatccaaacatccgatgtgacaggtgttaaactttaacaggtgtttcccaaacacccccttagtaacCCTGCCGGGACATTCCATTCCGTTCCACCATTTGTCACCTACCATTCGCAGCTAGCTAGAGGCAGTAGCTAGCTGCAGTTAACGACCGCGCGCCGCCTGCCACGCCAACGCCAATACGCCATGGTGGAGATGGAATTGATGAGAAAGAAGGAATCGCCGTCGGCGCGCAAGTGGATTGGATGGCATAGAAAAATACGGAGGCGAGCATGTGCATGCAAGGGAGGATGTGGGTGGCACGTGAGGGTCGGGGGCGCGAGAAGGTTCCAAACGGCTTGGTGCGGCTCTGTACGCACCCACTACCATGCAACAACACAAAACAAATTAAGGGGCTCGCTACCTGCACACACCAAAACTAGCTAATGTACATGTGTGACGTATGTATAATAAAGATATAAACATACAATCCCTACCATAAGTAACACCCATAAAAATTCGGTTTAGTATGTGAACAATGTACGTGTTGGAGTCTAAATACACTATGTTTCTTTAGCAGGGATGTATGGTACACACTACTTGCAACCGAATTTTCCCCTTGTGCCACGCAATTCTTCTGACGGTGCCATAGCATAAAGGCTCACAGTCACAGGTCCAAGTATATAGTCGATCCAATACATATTGTCCATGCCATTGTGAGGTTCCATCTACATCCATCGAGTGATCGATGAATTGTACGTGTACGTTGCTAAGTTGTGAGATATTACAAAGAGGTTTTTTTATACTTATATCACTACCGGGAATGACCTTTCTAACAGATAGTTACCCAGGAGACcccgtgacccctttagtaccggtactaaagatcacTCATTAATACTGGGtagagcctccacccggtactaaagaccctcaggcacattagtatcgggtgaaggctccacccggtactaatgggagacagctccacccagtactaaagagCTCCCATCCACCTTATCCATCCCCCCGACCCGCTACCTACTCCCAGCCGTCTCATCTTTGCCTCCCcctatcttcctctctctctcctctctctcttagCACTGTCCCTcatccccttcctcttcctgccACCGGCACctccctctgcctcccctcccctcccccctccgctcaccCCTCACTGCCAGCGGCGGGGTTTGGTGAGGCGGTGGCGGGAGGCAAGTGGTGGCAGGGGGGCAAGGGcagggctcgggctcgggcgaGAGGGGTCCGGGGGGTGCGGGTCGGGCTCGGGCTTAGGCCGGCGGGGTGCGACTCGGGCATGGtggtatttttttaattttttaataccccttagtaccggttatttcaaccatTACTAAAGGCTCCTCTTTGATACCGAATTAGCAATACCGATTGCGCAATCGATACTAAAATGGTTCCTAACTGATACTAacgaggcttcacccggtagtGTATTAAGAAGAGtttgggggaggagagagggagaagggtCCAAGGGGAAGCGGGGGCAGATGCATGCGATGCGCAGCTGTGGgatctccctctcctctcctaaCTAACAATGCAAGGCCGGCCATGTGCCGCTGGCCTCGCGCAAACGCCACGCCAACCAGCGCCAGGGCCACCAGGTTCGCACTAGCAGGGAGGGAGCACCCGGAACGACGGGTGGGCCCGCGCCCATGAGCCATGAACACTGCACGTCTCGCTGTGCCGCGCGCGGGGCCACCCACCACCCTTGCATTGTCATCCGATCGATCCCCCTCCCTGCTGCGAAGATGCATACGCATATGCATCCACATCTCCCCGGCCGCGGCCCCCTCCCCTGATGCTCCTTCGCTCTCACATGCCGGCGTTTACTGAACAGCCATTTTGTGATCTGAAATTTGCATGCACTAAGTTTAGTGTGCAGTAGTGTTGCTGCATGTAATTAGCGTGTGTGTTACCTGAACTCCCTGGATCTTCGTGTCACGGATCAACGGCTGGAAAGGAACCCCGGCGCGCGGCAGGCATTGACGCACACCGACCGGCTGCTGGGTCTCTGATCCGATCCGAGGCCACATGCGTGCGACGCGGTGTATGGCTGGTGCAGATGTCACTCTCCGCGCTGTGCCATCCATCCCTCGCTGcccaaactttttttttttctagcggGGGCAGAGCTAACGCAAGCCACAATCTAGACAGCATCATCCATATGCGGGAGTGGCGAGAGAGTCCACGCATGCATCTATCACCCATCCGTCACCTACACACACGAAACGTTCAAAGCCCTCCAGATCGGAGAGCGCCACTCATGATCAGCTCTGTGCCAACTATACCTGTGTGCGGTGTGCCAATCGTGTGGAGGTCGGTTAGGATTCAGGAATCTACTTGGCGAATTGACGGCCAGGATCGGATCGAATCGAAGTCAATAATCATCATGCTGTATAATCAGCGCGCTAACTACTAGCTCTGTTTTTAAATATGTATGCTGATATGCATATGTTTCGAAGTGGATGGAATAATATACCCCCACGAGAAGAGATTTTTGCTTTGTCATGCAATTTTTTTACATGTACCACCAATTTACTACAACTTGGATCTAAACTTAAGATGGATACAGGACTGAATGGGTTGCACGGACCAAAATTGCACACGGGTATAATGGGGCCCCAGATTACTAATAAATGTTCATGTAGCATCTAGCTACGGAAAGGCTTCAACTAGTTAGATGTGATGTACTCTTTCACGAGGATTTAAAGTTCTCTTACATGCATGTCAAGCATAATTGCACCACTGCAACCTATGATGGAGTGAGATACGCTACCCATCATTTCTTCATCAAGTTGGAATCATGTGTAGATTGTCATTGTGCCATCATGAATGTAGCTTTTATTCCGATGAAAAAAAGCGTGTAATTATTAGATCCTTGTCAATGTCTTACTAGTAGATAGAGCCATTTTGTGCAATACGATgagccattttttttttttgtattttgccTAGGTCGACCATCTCTCTTCATTCTACGGTCCCTCGTACCTTCGCATTGTGATAGAGTAGGTTGCTATTCATTCTTTCTTAGCGTACCCTGTCACTATGGGTAGAGGATCATCTAGTAAGGATTTTAGTTTAATTCCCAACACATCAATATAAAGACGTGAAAAGAACTACACAAAGATGAGAAAAAAGTTGCATCAATGAATATGGATTCTACTTAAACAAGATAAAGGAATAGTGGAAGCTAGGATCTATTCATTTTGAGGGTTAGCCTTTAGGAAGTTGGTCCTTTATTTTCCCTCGTGCCAGCTCATGCAGTTCACATAAGCACTGCCATACTGGTACTTTTTCTTATAAAAGTAACTTGAAATCACTAGGCCATATTTTTCATAACAATAAGCACCAAGGCATATTATATAGTATGATATAGCTTACTGTGTACAATCATATCAATTTTGTATCATTTTTCACAGCAAAAATATATGTAATCTTAAGGACCACCTAGAATTTATTTTGACTTTCTCgaagaaaatattttttggaTTATTATTTTAATTTCCAATTTTCTTTAGTTTTGTTTTTTATAACCACCACCACCCCGTTATATTTCCATTTCCTcggctctccctctccctctccctctccctctccctcgctctctctctctctctctctctctctctctctctctctctctctctctctcaaatacTCCCCATGCTCCTTGCCCTCCTCCTTTGATGAGGCCAATGGCCAGCAATGGCATGGCGTCCTCCCCCTCGCCATTCTTCCCTCCAAACTTCCTCCTCCAAATGCAGCAGACGCCTCACGATCATGACCCCcaagaacaccaccaccaccaccatgagcaccacctccctcctccccttcaTCCTCACCACAACCCCTTCCTCTCATCCTCCCAATGCCCCTCTCTGCAAGACTTCCGAGGTACGCAGACACTCATCGATCGAGCGGCAAGCAGCTGATTCCATGGCAGCCACCACCTCGATCGCGCAGATCGAACACTGGTTAGCAGCTGCCTCCGACCGAGAACTGATCCATCGCGCGCGCACATGGATGCAGGTATGGCGCCAATGCTGGGGAAGCGGCCGATGTACGGCgcggacgtcgggggcggcgacgagacgaacggcggcggcggcgtaaaCGAGGACGAGCTGTCGGACGACGGGTCGCAGGCTggggagaagaagcggcggctGAACGTGGAGCAGGTGCGGACGCTGGAGAAGAACTTCGAGCTCGGGAACAAGCTGGAGCCGGAGCGGAAGCTGCAGCtggcgcgcgcgctgggccTGCAGCCGCGGCAGGTGGCCATCTGGTTCCAGAACCGCCGCGCGCGGTGGAAGACGAAGCAGCTGGAGAAGGACTACGACGCGCTCAAGCGCCAGCTCGACGCCGTCAAGGCCGACAACGACGCCCTCCTCTCCCACAACAAGAAGCTCCAGGCCGAGGTACCTCCTAATTACTTCTCGCCGCATCTGCTGATCctcgccggccggcccgccgGATCTAGGTGCGCGCGAGCTATCTGTGATCCGCGCCACGCTGTATTGATCCGGGTTGATTGGTCGTCGTGGCTTCAATTCCCAGCTCAATGATTGGTAGGTGACGCCTAGCTCAGCTCAGCTGGGATCCAGCATGTGGGTTTCAGTGCACGCAGCAGAAAGGTTGTTGGAAGCGGCGCCCATGGCCGGCGCTGGCTTTTCACCTGCGCGCGTACGTACCGCCTGCCTGCCTTTGTCGAATCCTGCAGCTGCAAcggcagggcgcggcggcgagtgAGAGTGGCTTTCAGAAAGGTCATCAGCAGAATATGCAGCGAGTCTCTGttcgtctctctctctcctctctctgaGAGCGAGTATCTTGAGGAAGATGCTGTTGCTGGCCCAGTCAATGGCTTCATCATGGCTGGTCAGGCATCGGATTTGCAATTGCCATGATGTGTGCACTGTGCATTGCAGAACTTTTGGCACAATCAGTACTCGTATGATTGGGAATGCAAACGTACTGATTATTTTTTATTAGATGATACTCGATTGGGACCGTGTAGTAGTACAAAGAATTTCGCATCAAGCTAGCAGTACTAGCAAGAATGTCCTAGGTTTACAGTGATAGATAGGATCAATGGACTCAAATTTCCGATGATCTCTCAAAAAGATAAGATCAATTGAATCCAATGTGTTTACTGACTGGCAACTTATCAGTTCTTGGCTCGAGTGGCGTTGCAGATACTGGCGTTGAAGGGCAGGGAGGCAGGGTCGGAGCTGATCAACCTCAACAAGGAGACGGAGGCGTCCTGCAGCAACCGCAGCGAGAACAGCTCCGAGATCAACCTCGACATCTCGCGCACGCCACCGTCCGAGGGCCCGATGgaccctccgccgccggatcATCAGCAccccagcagcggcggcggcggcggcggcggcatgatcCCGTTCTACCCTtctgccggccgcccctccggCGTCGACATCGACCAGCTCCTGCACACCACGTCGGTGCCCAAGCTGGAGCagcacagcggcggcggcgtccagggTGCGGAAACCGCCAGCTTCGGCAACCTCCTGTGCGgcgtcgacgagccgccgccgttcTGGCCGTGGGCCGACCACCAGCACTTCCATTGATCCATCACGGATATCACAAGAGCATTGCAATGGTGTGATCGCAGGAAGATCCGACGAATTCATTTGGATTCTTGATGACATGAAGGAAGAGGCTCAAAGCTGTGTGTCATCTGATCTGATCGATCGGCGAGGTAGCCACGAGATATTGAGAAGGTGATGCAATTTGGGTAATGAGGTTGATGAGAAGGGGCCGGGTTGTAAGTGGAATAAGTGTGGCCGTGTAATTTAATTAGGTAgattttggtttgaattttgatagTATCTTTTccacttttttgttttttttgtttttttcctcttttgttGACACATAAAAATTTGTGAATTGTGAGCACTGTTGTAATTTGTATAGGTGCatgatgttttctttttgcaaattgAATGGATGAAGAGCAAtacatctctctctctcacacacacacacacaaaaaaaaaacacacaatTTATTTTCCTGTAAAAAAATAATGCGTGGTTGGTTTTTTGACATGCGACCAATGATCCAGTGACAGACATTGTATTCAACGGTTTTCTTAATATGTGGATAAGGTTTAGATGTTTTACAAAGGAAAAAGGAACAAGGTCACTGAGGCTATTATATAAACACAGTGTAAAGTGTAGTAGTGTGCTGCACTTCTTCTCTGCATGTGTCTGATGAATTGGATGTACCAAGTGAGATATTATCCTTGTCAAATCTAGCTTCCCCCCATTACGTACTGACCCTGAACATGGATCCATCATTCCATCTACCACATTCTTGTGACAATTTGTGATCATATTAAGAACCATatggatgcatgcatggcatccTACAGTGCAATTAAGGCCGCTTAACAAAGAACAGAAAAGCATGGGCAACAGCAACATTTGGACAGCTATCTTTGTTTCCTTGGTCCCCATTTCCCCCTTTCCACGAGAGGTTGCTCACCAACCACTTACGCTTCTGAAAAAAGGCAACTTGTTTTTGACAGAGCTCAATCAATCAATCCCATGGCAAATTGGCAATCCGTCCGTCCAGTCAGGGACAAACACATGTGTGTAACAAACTGTGTGCTAGTGGCTCTCGTTAAGATGGCCTCTTGATCAGGTTGCccgcaaaaaagaaaagagaagaaggatggcctCTTGAGGTAATGAACACAAGCATTGATGATTGATCTGGATGGAGCTTAGCATTGCAGCTTGCAGGCACCAAACTTGATTAAATAGTGAAAAGGAATGCTTATGTTTTTTCATTTCTACCTGATGCAGCATGCAGGATCGATCTCATGCGCCGTACGTACGTCATGCATTGGCTCATTGCTGGCAGCTACAGTTTGTCTGAATTGGACTTTGCTACATTGTTTGCCTGCGACGGGCGAAAAATAATTGGTGGGATGGGAATTGCAAGGCACAAACAGAGCAACATAGGTTAAAAAAAAAGCGCAAAGATTGGATACAATAAAATTCTCATTAAACGAACAAGGCAAATTACCAAGATTGCGAATAGAAAACTACCAAAAACCCAAAAAATGCTATTCGTTCGAGTGACATTTCTGAAGGAAAAAAGTTACATTCCAGGGgatgtttggcagcactccacttcagaaaaaatagctccacttcaccaactccacAAAATTGCCTGCCAAACACGTCCAGCTCCACaaactccagctccagaaaaaacgTGGAGCTAGGGGTCAGATCCATATTTTTCCTGGAGTacctcagggggtgctccaaaaatatcAGTT encodes the following:
- the LOC101768133 gene encoding homeobox-leucine zipper protein HOX21 isoform X1 — encoded protein: MRPMASNGMASSPSPFFPPNFLLQMQQTPHDHDPQEHHHHHHEHHLPPPLHPHHNPFLSSSQCPSLQDFRGMAPMLGKRPMYGADVGGGDETNGGGGVNEDELSDDGSQAGEKKRRLNVEQVRTLEKNFELGNKLEPERKLQLARALGLQPRQVAIWFQNRRARWKTKQLEKDYDALKRQLDAVKADNDALLSHNKKLQAEFLARVALQILALKGREAGSELINLNKETEASCSNRSENSSEINLDISRTPPSEGPMDPPPPDHQHPSSGGGGGGGMIPFYPSAGRPSGVDIDQLLHTTSVPKLEQHSGGGVQGAETASFGNLLCGVDEPPPFWPWADHQHFH
- the LOC101768133 gene encoding homeobox-leucine zipper protein HOX21 isoform X2 encodes the protein MRPMASNGMASSPSPFFPPNFLLQMQQTPHDHDPQEHHHHHHEHHLPPPLHPHHNPFLSSSQCPSLQDFRGMAPMLGKRPMYGADVGGGDETNGGGGVNEDELSDDGSQAGEKKRRLNVEQVRTLEKNFELGNKLEPERKLQLARALGLQPRQVAIWFQNRRARWKTKQLEKDYDALKRQLDAVKADNDALLSHNKKLQAEILALKGREAGSELINLNKETEASCSNRSENSSEINLDISRTPPSEGPMDPPPPDHQHPSSGGGGGGGMIPFYPSAGRPSGVDIDQLLHTTSVPKLEQHSGGGVQGAETASFGNLLCGVDEPPPFWPWADHQHFH